One window of the Chitinophaga niabensis genome contains the following:
- a CDS encoding rhodanese-related sulfurtransferase — protein sequence MVLHNRLSATELKSRLAAETFERVTVSFYQYAKIADPQVFRNQLYEALFKLQVFGRIYVANEGINAQVSIPAHHFEEFRQHLDSISFLKGIRLNIAVDDNGKSFWVLKIKVREKIVADGITDPAFDMDNRGKYVNAREFNELTADPDTVIIDMRNHYEFEVGHFDNALEVPSSTFREQLPMAVDMMKDKKEKNIIMYCTGGIRCEKASAYMLHQGFKNVFHLEGGIIEYTNKAKEWGLPNKFRGKNFVFDERLGERISDEVISQCHQCGEPCDDHTNCANEGCHLLFIQCATCAAKYNGCCSEECTAVLALPEEEQVEMRKGIDKGLMLFNKRKRDRSGDSTK from the coding sequence ATGGTATTACATAACAGATTGTCTGCCACCGAGCTAAAGAGCCGGTTAGCAGCAGAAACCTTTGAGCGCGTTACGGTTTCCTTTTACCAGTACGCCAAAATTGCAGACCCACAGGTCTTCCGGAACCAGCTTTACGAAGCACTTTTCAAACTCCAGGTTTTCGGCCGCATTTACGTAGCAAATGAGGGAATTAATGCACAGGTGAGTATTCCTGCGCATCACTTTGAGGAATTTCGCCAGCACCTGGATTCCATTTCATTCCTGAAAGGCATCCGGCTGAATATCGCGGTAGACGATAATGGGAAATCCTTTTGGGTATTAAAGATAAAAGTGCGGGAAAAGATCGTGGCGGATGGTATCACTGATCCGGCATTTGATATGGATAACCGGGGTAAATATGTGAATGCCAGGGAATTCAATGAACTCACGGCAGACCCGGATACGGTGATCATAGATATGCGTAACCATTATGAATTTGAGGTAGGGCATTTTGATAATGCATTGGAGGTACCTTCTTCCACATTCCGGGAACAATTACCCATGGCGGTGGATATGATGAAGGACAAGAAGGAGAAGAACATCATTATGTATTGTACCGGCGGGATCCGTTGTGAAAAGGCGTCTGCGTACATGTTGCATCAGGGGTTTAAAAATGTATTCCACCTGGAAGGTGGTATTATTGAATATACCAACAAAGCAAAGGAGTGGGGCTTGCCCAATAAGTTCCGTGGAAAGAACTTCGTGTTTGATGAACGCCTTGGAGAAAGGATCAGTGATGAAGTGATCAGCCAGTGCCATCAATGCGGAGAACCCTGTGATGATCACACCAATTGTGCGAACGAAGGATGTCACCTTTTATTTATCCAGTGCGCTACATGTGCAGCGAAATACAATGGATGTTGTAGTGAAGAATGTACCGCAGTACTGGCCTTACCGGAGGAAGAACAAGTGGAGATGCGGAAAGGGATAGATAAGGGATTGATGTTGTTCAACAAGCGGAAGCGGGACCGCAGTGGAGATAGCACGAAGTAG
- a CDS encoding alpha/beta hydrolase: MKQLLLFLFLPSAVFAQDYKTKENIRYYSTSADSYMDQQCVLDIYYPANTKNFSTVVWFHGGGITGGNKEIPEALKGKGLAIIGVKYRLSPKVQAPAYIEDAAAAIAWAFKHIAEYNGDTNRIFISGHSAGAYLGSMVTLNKEYLAKYQIDANKIAGLISLSSQAITHFTIRKEQGIKDIQPTIDKYAPLYHVRADAPPVLLITGDREMEMLGRYEENAYWARMMKLAGHKRTTLYELQGFGHNMTAPAFPLLLKFIAETK, from the coding sequence ATGAAACAGCTGTTACTATTCTTATTCCTCCCCTCTGCGGTATTTGCACAGGATTATAAAACAAAGGAGAACATCCGTTATTACAGTACTTCTGCGGACAGTTATATGGATCAGCAGTGCGTATTGGATATCTACTATCCCGCCAACACCAAAAACTTCAGTACGGTGGTCTGGTTTCACGGTGGCGGTATTACCGGCGGCAATAAAGAGATCCCCGAAGCTTTAAAAGGAAAAGGACTGGCCATCATAGGGGTCAAATACCGCCTTTCTCCCAAAGTACAGGCGCCCGCCTATATTGAAGATGCGGCAGCAGCCATTGCCTGGGCTTTCAAACACATTGCGGAATATAATGGGGATACCAACCGGATCTTTATCTCCGGGCATTCTGCCGGGGCTTATTTAGGCAGTATGGTCACCCTCAACAAAGAATACCTCGCTAAATATCAAATAGATGCGAATAAAATAGCCGGCCTTATTTCCCTGAGCTCCCAGGCCATCACCCATTTTACCATCCGCAAAGAACAGGGTATCAAAGACATTCAGCCCACCATAGATAAATATGCACCACTTTATCATGTAAGAGCAGATGCCCCTCCTGTACTCCTCATTACGGGCGACCGGGAAATGGAAATGTTAGGCAGGTATGAAGAAAACGCCTACTGGGCACGCATGATGAAGCTGGCAGGGCATAAAAGAACAACACTCTACGAATTACAAGGGTTTGGTCACAATATGACGGCACCGGCTTTCCCCCTGCTGTTGAAGTTTATAGCAGAGACTAAATAA
- a CDS encoding TlpA disulfide reductase family protein yields the protein MKLSFSLLALLAPAVTFAQKPNFSISGKLGKLDKPAKVYIDYADATGHGKEDSAAVVNGVFTLTGNVTGYTTARMSLDHEGKGKPFSIYSPGADVIYFYFGPEQIKVSSKDSLSIATFTGSKIYNEHAAYNKTIGGSIMELTAIYQKEYAEASAEDKKDPEFMQALNAKQTELRKQRGAKMIAFAKANPNSFFSLVGLSESAGMYTDMATAQTILSSLNKDLQKMDMGKELQQRITAEGLTAVGKPAPAFTQNDVNDKPLSLADLKGKVVLLDFWASWCSPCRAENPNMLKQYKIYKDKGFEILSVSLDSKKEPWVEAIAQDGLPWLHVSDLKGWNNAVGRLYGVRGVPACYLIDRDGKIIADNVRGEKLNTKLAEIFKN from the coding sequence ATGAAACTCAGCTTCTCTCTCCTCGCATTATTAGCTCCTGCGGTGACTTTTGCACAAAAACCTAATTTCAGTATCTCCGGCAAACTCGGTAAGCTGGATAAACCTGCCAAAGTTTATATTGATTATGCAGATGCCACCGGGCACGGCAAGGAAGACTCTGCCGCTGTAGTGAATGGGGTATTTACCCTCACAGGAAATGTTACCGGTTATACTACCGCCCGTATGTCCCTGGACCATGAAGGGAAAGGCAAACCCTTTTCCATTTATTCCCCCGGCGCTGATGTGATCTACTTCTATTTCGGGCCGGAACAGATCAAGGTAAGCTCCAAAGATTCTTTAAGCATTGCCACCTTTACCGGTTCTAAAATATACAATGAGCATGCTGCCTATAACAAAACCATCGGCGGCTCCATCATGGAACTCACGGCTATTTACCAAAAGGAGTATGCAGAGGCTTCAGCGGAAGACAAAAAAGATCCGGAATTCATGCAGGCACTCAATGCTAAACAAACGGAATTAAGGAAACAAAGAGGCGCAAAAATGATAGCATTTGCCAAAGCGAATCCTAACTCCTTCTTTTCCCTTGTAGGTTTATCCGAATCAGCCGGTATGTACACTGATATGGCAACCGCACAAACAATCCTCAGCAGCCTGAACAAAGACCTGCAGAAAATGGATATGGGAAAGGAACTGCAACAGCGTATTACTGCTGAAGGCCTTACTGCTGTGGGCAAACCAGCCCCTGCTTTTACCCAGAACGATGTAAACGATAAACCACTTTCGCTCGCCGATCTCAAAGGCAAGGTGGTATTGCTGGACTTTTGGGCAAGCTGGTGCAGCCCCTGCCGCGCAGAGAACCCCAACATGCTGAAACAGTATAAGATCTATAAAGACAAAGGCTTCGAAATCCTCTCCGTATCACTGGATTCCAAAAAGGAACCATGGGTAGAGGCTATCGCACAGGACGGCCTTCCCTGGCTGCATGTATCTGACCTGAAAGGCTGGAACAACGCCGTTGGACGCCTGTATGGTGTGAGAGGTGTACCTGCCTGTTACCTGATAGACAGAGATGGAAAGATCATTGCAGACAATGTACGTGGTGAAAAACTGAACACGAAGCTGGCAGAGATCTTTAAGAACTAA
- a CDS encoding S1C family serine protease encodes MKRSRLLAICLTIISANTYGQKQLEATIHKAIAKAWPASVRMWGYDTASKQQMSAQFSAVVVSPDGDILTAAHTSTPGKTYRVMFPDGKEAIALALGKIEMADDPTIPDVSMMKIITPGTWPYAEMGYSSSLKLNQPCISIAYPESLSQPLPGVRFGIITSLGNERGFLQSTCAMEPGDSGGPLFDEQGRVIGIHSAISVEESLNYEIPVDLFRKYRTALAIAKKYNAFPANEDPISKDPLAAQPSQYDAVFSTAKNACLLITSKGDSIYGTAFPNAYVVSKSSMVGNEPQIHIGGKVFKASIIRRDRENDLVLLKMQEPVKGGITLAKTKPDSISFKQLGQFLVSPRLDTTNAVSVVGTLPFSLPKINSTGFLGASIAQKSGPLLLTFVRKNSPAAANELKVGDEVISINSVTLNKAENFTAAMQQFWPGDTISISLKREGNIYTRQIVLSEKPKIPATHPAEMFAGGKSTRRDGFERIFAHDAIITPKQCGGPVFDAAGNFMGINIARYSRTSTVVIPSEVVWKFMQELAF; translated from the coding sequence ATGAAAAGATCCAGGCTGCTGGCTATTTGCCTGACCATTATATCTGCCAACACTTACGGCCAAAAACAATTAGAAGCCACCATACATAAAGCTATCGCAAAAGCCTGGCCTGCGAGTGTGCGCATGTGGGGTTATGATACTGCCTCCAAACAGCAAATGAGCGCCCAGTTCAGCGCGGTGGTAGTAAGCCCCGATGGAGACATCCTTACTGCAGCACACACTTCCACACCTGGTAAAACATACAGGGTCATGTTCCCCGATGGTAAAGAAGCCATTGCCCTGGCACTTGGTAAAATAGAAATGGCGGACGATCCAACCATACCCGATGTATCTATGATGAAGATCATTACACCCGGTACCTGGCCATATGCAGAGATGGGATACTCTTCCTCTTTAAAGCTTAACCAACCCTGCATCAGCATAGCGTATCCTGAATCCTTAAGCCAACCACTGCCGGGTGTACGTTTTGGGATCATCACCAGTCTCGGTAATGAGCGCGGCTTTTTACAATCCACCTGTGCAATGGAGCCCGGCGACTCCGGCGGGCCGCTCTTTGATGAACAAGGGCGTGTAATTGGCATACACAGCGCTATCAGTGTGGAAGAATCATTGAATTACGAAATACCTGTGGACCTTTTCCGTAAGTACAGAACGGCACTGGCCATTGCTAAAAAATACAATGCCTTCCCTGCAAATGAAGATCCCATCAGCAAGGATCCGCTTGCAGCACAACCATCCCAATATGATGCAGTTTTCAGCACGGCAAAAAATGCCTGCCTGCTTATAACCAGTAAGGGAGATAGTATTTATGGTACAGCATTCCCCAACGCTTACGTTGTAAGCAAAAGTTCTATGGTGGGCAATGAACCACAGATACATATCGGCGGTAAAGTCTTTAAAGCATCCATTATTCGCCGCGACAGGGAAAATGACCTGGTACTGTTAAAAATGCAAGAACCTGTTAAAGGCGGCATTACACTCGCAAAAACAAAACCGGATAGTATCTCTTTTAAACAGCTGGGCCAATTCCTCGTGAGTCCACGCTTAGATACAACCAATGCTGTGAGCGTAGTTGGAACTTTACCCTTCAGCCTGCCAAAGATCAATAGCACCGGTTTTCTGGGTGCTTCCATCGCACAAAAAAGCGGGCCGCTGTTACTCACCTTCGTACGTAAAAACTCCCCTGCCGCCGCCAATGAACTTAAAGTAGGTGATGAGGTGATCAGCATCAATAGCGTTACGCTCAATAAAGCTGAAAACTTTACGGCAGCAATGCAACAATTCTGGCCTGGCGATACCATTAGCATCAGCCTGAAAAGAGAAGGAAATATTTATACCAGGCAGATTGTGCTGAGCGAAAAACCAAAGATACCAGCCACCCATCCGGCCGAGATGTTTGCCGGCGGTAAAAGCACACGCAGGGATGGATTTGAAAGGATCTTTGCACACGATGCCATCATAACACCTAAGCAATGCGGTGGCCCCGTGTTTGATGCAGCAGGTAATTTTATGGGGATCAACATAGCAAGGTACAGCCGCACCAGCACAGTGGTGATCCCTTCAGAAGTAGTATGGAAATTTATGCAGGAGCTGGCCTTTTAG
- a CDS encoding DUF5686 and carboxypeptidase regulatory-like domain-containing protein encodes MTKLLLPALFVLFAIETHAGIIHGTVTNQKGEVLPFATVMIKGTTNGTTANANGSYQLDLPAGQYTILCQYMGYKKQEKAIQVTAAAQQLSFALEPVSMQIREVVVKSGGEDPAYAIIRQAIKKRSFYQNQVKAYTCDAYIKMLAKLRNAPKKVLGQKVDAEDLGLDSTRKGIVGLSESYTRLNYRQPDMKLDVLSSRQSGGGLGFSFPTTISFYDNNVEAITSQLGPRGFISPIAETAMLNYKYRLEGTFMDDGKLVNKIKVIPRRKYEPVFSGYIYITEDDWRIHSTDLMLTREYQLELLDTLIIRQTHVPVNNEVWRTKDQVVYVAMKMLGFDVTANNVNVYSNYDLKPVFPKGFFNKVVMKYEKDAAERDLKYWDSIRPVPLEADEQKDFRVKDSVARVRRDSSRSRYHLDSLRKKPQPVKLDDVLLNGFGHTWYFKRDSSIASHSFHNQSLLKGLSYNTVEGVSLAITPSVNFSLPNKRYLQWHNYIRYGFSNTHLNASTGLTFSGGGRDDFGSRNVWTIAGGKRISQFNKENPIGPIANSLYTLLGKQNYMKLYENWFGSLNFNRNFQNAMKLNVNVTYEDRIPLENSTDYVLFKNASRAFTHNHPQELAHLPFEKEQVLTLTGALSYQPGQKFIEYPKYKVPIGSKYPTFTLMYTKGFMDGDFDKWKLSVHDDMNFKLFGALSYKFTTGGFLNNKKVSIPDLQHFNGNQTFYNTKYVNSFQLAPYYQYSTSANLYATANVEHHFNGLITNKIPLFNRLKWNLVAGSNAFYVNRNNNYVEVFAGLENIFKVLRVDVVAGYQSQLPTRVGVRVGFGGILGKAFQFE; translated from the coding sequence ATGACGAAACTTCTACTCCCTGCCCTGTTTGTTCTGTTTGCCATTGAAACCCATGCCGGTATAATACACGGCACTGTTACCAATCAAAAAGGTGAGGTGTTGCCCTTTGCCACTGTAATGATCAAAGGCACCACCAATGGCACTACCGCCAATGCTAATGGCAGCTACCAGTTAGATCTGCCAGCCGGCCAGTACACCATCCTCTGCCAGTATATGGGCTATAAAAAGCAGGAAAAGGCCATACAGGTCACTGCTGCTGCCCAGCAACTATCATTTGCCCTGGAGCCTGTAAGTATGCAGATCCGCGAGGTAGTGGTGAAGTCCGGCGGAGAAGACCCTGCCTATGCCATCATCCGGCAGGCCATCAAAAAGAGATCATTCTATCAGAACCAGGTGAAAGCATACACCTGCGATGCTTATATAAAGATGCTGGCCAAACTCCGCAATGCCCCCAAAAAGGTATTAGGCCAGAAGGTGGATGCGGAAGACCTGGGGCTGGACTCCACCCGCAAAGGGATCGTTGGTTTGTCTGAATCCTACACCCGTTTAAATTACCGGCAGCCGGATATGAAACTGGATGTACTTTCCTCCCGCCAGAGCGGCGGCGGATTAGGATTTAGTTTTCCTACCACCATCAGTTTCTACGACAACAATGTGGAAGCCATTACTTCGCAACTGGGACCGCGTGGTTTTATTTCACCCATCGCGGAAACCGCCATGCTGAATTATAAATACAGGCTGGAAGGTACTTTTATGGATGATGGCAAACTCGTGAACAAGATCAAAGTGATACCACGCCGTAAATACGAACCGGTGTTTTCCGGTTACATCTATATCACGGAAGACGACTGGCGCATTCACAGCACAGACCTGATGCTTACCAGGGAATATCAACTGGAACTGCTGGACACACTGATCATCAGGCAAACACATGTGCCGGTGAACAACGAAGTATGGCGCACGAAAGACCAGGTGGTATATGTGGCCATGAAGATGTTAGGCTTTGATGTAACAGCTAATAACGTGAACGTATACTCGAACTACGATCTTAAACCTGTTTTCCCGAAAGGTTTCTTTAACAAGGTGGTGATGAAGTACGAAAAGGATGCAGCGGAACGTGATTTGAAATACTGGGATAGCATCCGCCCTGTTCCCCTGGAAGCAGATGAGCAAAAGGACTTCCGCGTAAAAGACAGCGTAGCACGTGTAAGAAGGGATTCCTCCCGCTCCCGTTATCACCTGGATTCTTTGCGTAAAAAACCGCAGCCCGTAAAACTGGATGATGTGCTGCTGAATGGTTTCGGGCATACCTGGTATTTTAAAAGAGACAGCAGTATTGCTTCTCATTCCTTCCATAATCAATCCCTGCTCAAAGGGCTGAGTTATAATACGGTGGAAGGGGTTTCTTTAGCTATTACGCCATCTGTAAACTTCAGTCTGCCCAATAAACGTTACCTGCAATGGCATAACTACATACGATATGGCTTTAGTAATACACACCTGAATGCTTCTACAGGACTGACCTTCTCAGGCGGCGGACGGGATGATTTCGGATCGCGGAACGTATGGACCATAGCAGGAGGGAAGCGCATTTCCCAGTTCAATAAGGAAAACCCCATCGGGCCGATTGCGAACTCCCTGTATACCCTGCTGGGGAAACAGAATTACATGAAGTTATATGAGAACTGGTTTGGTTCATTGAACTTCAACCGTAACTTCCAGAATGCGATGAAGCTGAATGTGAATGTTACTTATGAGGACCGTATACCGCTGGAGAACTCCACGGATTATGTGCTCTTTAAGAATGCCAGCAGGGCCTTCACACATAATCATCCGCAAGAACTGGCGCACCTGCCTTTTGAAAAAGAACAGGTACTAACGCTAACGGGTGCACTGAGTTATCAGCCCGGGCAGAAGTTCATTGAGTATCCGAAGTATAAAGTGCCAATTGGCTCCAAGTATCCTACCTTTACGCTGATGTACACCAAAGGCTTCATGGACGGAGATTTCGACAAATGGAAACTCTCTGTGCATGACGATATGAATTTCAAACTCTTCGGTGCATTGTCTTATAAATTCACCACAGGCGGATTCCTGAATAACAAGAAAGTAAGCATACCTGATCTGCAACACTTTAATGGCAACCAGACCTTTTACAACACCAAATATGTAAACAGCTTTCAGCTGGCGCCTTATTATCAGTACAGTACATCTGCAAACCTGTATGCAACGGCTAACGTGGAGCATCATTTCAATGGTTTAATAACGAATAAAATACCATTGTTCAACCGGCTGAAATGGAACCTGGTAGCGGGGTCTAATGCCTTCTATGTGAACAGGAACAATAATTATGTGGAAGTATTTGCCGGATTGGAGAACATCTTCAAAGTGTTACGGGTAGATGTGGTGGCAGGTTATCAAAGCCAGTTACCTACGCGTGTAGGGGTGAGAGTAGGGTTTGGAGGGATATTGGGGAAGGCGTTCCAGTTTGAATAA
- a CDS encoding trans-sulfuration enzyme family protein: MSKKNKPTYHPETQAIRIQSERTSHKEHSGPMYLTSSFTYDNAEHMRAAFADENDAYIYTRFSNPSVEEFIDRMCALEGAEAGFATASGMSAVFGSFMAFLKTGDHLLSSSSIFGSTHTVITKFLPKWGIEHSYFDITQPETVEALIKPNTKMIFVETPSNPGLDVIDLEALAKIAKKHKVILNVDNCFATPVLQKPIALGVDLVTHSATKWIDGQGRVLGGVVVGRKELVDEVYAFCRSTGPAMSPFNAWVLSRSLETLHVRMARHAESALALATALEKNPHLEWVKYPFLPSHPQYAIAKKQMSAGGGIVCFEIKGGLERGGRFLDKLELLSLTANLGDSRSIASHPASTTHAKLSEAERLKVGITPGLIRISVGLEHLGDILQDIEQALEASK, encoded by the coding sequence ATGAGCAAGAAGAACAAACCAACATATCATCCGGAAACGCAGGCCATCAGGATCCAATCTGAACGTACATCACATAAGGAACACAGCGGGCCGATGTACCTTACTTCCAGTTTCACCTACGATAATGCAGAGCACATGCGCGCAGCTTTTGCTGACGAAAATGATGCTTATATCTATACCCGTTTTTCCAACCCTTCCGTAGAGGAGTTCATTGACAGGATGTGTGCACTGGAAGGAGCCGAAGCCGGTTTTGCCACCGCATCCGGCATGAGCGCCGTATTCGGCAGCTTCATGGCTTTCCTGAAAACAGGTGATCATCTCCTGTCTTCCAGTTCTATTTTTGGCTCTACCCATACGGTGATCACGAAGTTTCTCCCTAAATGGGGCATTGAACATTCTTACTTTGATATCACCCAACCGGAAACCGTTGAAGCGCTGATCAAACCCAATACCAAAATGATCTTCGTGGAAACGCCTTCCAATCCCGGTTTAGATGTGATAGACCTGGAGGCACTGGCCAAAATAGCGAAGAAGCATAAAGTGATCCTTAACGTGGATAACTGTTTTGCCACACCGGTATTACAGAAGCCCATCGCTTTGGGCGTAGACCTGGTTACACATTCCGCCACCAAATGGATAGACGGCCAGGGCCGTGTACTGGGTGGCGTAGTGGTAGGCCGCAAAGAGCTGGTGGATGAAGTATATGCTTTCTGCCGCAGCACGGGGCCGGCCATGTCTCCCTTCAACGCATGGGTACTGAGCCGCAGCCTGGAAACCCTGCATGTAAGGATGGCCCGCCATGCAGAAAGCGCTTTAGCTTTAGCCACTGCACTGGAGAAGAACCCGCACCTGGAATGGGTGAAATATCCTTTCCTGCCCAGCCACCCTCAATATGCCATTGCAAAGAAACAGATGTCTGCCGGCGGCGGTATTGTTTGTTTTGAGATCAAAGGCGGATTGGAAAGGGGCGGCCGTTTCCTGGATAAACTAGAGTTGCTGAGCCTCACCGCTAACCTGGGAGACAGCCGCAGTATTGCCTCACATCCTGCATCTACCACCCATGCCAAGCTGAGCGAGGCAGAGCGGTTGAAAGTAGGGATCACTCCGGGCCTTATCCGTATTTCTGTTGGCCTGGAACATTTGGGAGACATCCTGCAGGATATTGAACAAGCACTTGAAGCAAGTAAATAA
- a CDS encoding OsmC family protein has product MKIALKRIDDGFNMEAVDEQGHKVLMDSSIENGGKNNGIRPMQMLIMGLGGCSAIDVVMILKKQRQEITDFHIEIEADREKGKEPSLWEKAHIVFHLSGNIDADKAARAVELSMTKYCSVAETLRQGKTQMTWEVKLNEG; this is encoded by the coding sequence ATGAAGATCGCTTTAAAACGTATTGACGACGGGTTTAACATGGAAGCTGTGGACGAGCAGGGCCACAAGGTATTGATGGATTCCTCCATTGAAAATGGCGGTAAGAACAACGGCATACGCCCCATGCAGATGCTGATCATGGGATTGGGAGGCTGTTCCGCTATAGACGTGGTGATGATCCTGAAAAAGCAGCGCCAGGAGATCACGGACTTCCATATTGAGATCGAAGCAGATCGTGAGAAAGGAAAGGAACCCTCCCTGTGGGAAAAAGCGCACATCGTGTTCCACCTCAGTGGCAATATTGACGCAGACAAAGCGGCGCGCGCCGTGGAACTGTCTATGACCAAATATTGCTCCGTTGCCGAAACACTCCGCCAGGGCAAAACACAAATGACCTGGGAAGTGAAGCTCAACGAAGGCTGA